A portion of the Maylandia zebra isolate NMK-2024a linkage group LG9, Mzebra_GT3a, whole genome shotgun sequence genome contains these proteins:
- the LOC101477276 gene encoding uncharacterized protein LOC101477276: MMNEAGLRNALPDQSSGSGQTFATSRHPSVIDPVLSKRVCFYKSGDPQFNGLRLVINNRTFKTFDALLDSLSKKVPLPFGVRNITTPRGIHAVKSLDELKDGKSYICSDSRKVKPINLALARKKLPPWYHARPVSSHRRTIQQGRFFPGQSIHKQEPVLIRTPKSLLVFRNGDPSVKHTVVLHKKTSPSYEAILEYISELMQFHVVKLHTPDGRRVDGVPGLILCSGTVVAVGREPFRPANYSAQKSPSPTWRRTKQMSLKRQKALNRKKKSRNFSSSSERYIVHQIHNTIAESSCDIRSNPTNSVELESNRILESVAETDGNEAEGQDYMLPSDDNIEKSFQVNQDGSMTVEMKVRLTIKEEEAIHWTTTLTRSSVTSQHNASSLPETEAELDICSPKSNSLDLQSLAATVDTKWNKDKTQDNNDDDPPSLGNGALSESGKEEEIVKNHSDALSSGRAPTPGYKKISKKQASVESIISVTEDGIQQGTIGSYSYSEQTGNGTMTEQYCMAKQSSTRPVPKPRRLSSVDVNSKNVSGFKSAEMSEIVQSESSGEEVTETVMHIYEQQTCQDNFLANVCAHTTTTVGRPPTSETGQMSSNNKFESELCRPSTASESISIWKSESMSVKLQHNGGGKNRQQQFQNPRKIQTKTHQKGASMDKRASSKPKVVRRLATPRKRLKQNTAEATEAHKKVKAFSSAGYIRRIYGNKMKSSKNLKKRPAQNRDRGVTAKSSEVSDETTRSTDKDSNVQSVLKKSIERVSFDTSQMNVSPNEVSQIRGILTRQTSMHVEKRSENEPDDINGSVLPAFNTSSAVTNEYVESWLQKAHLNHPSHLHEERQKLEAENGKYKEPKNKHDLIDVAEDVKCSEIQMCQTSEPPPESSLATSVKLRVQSFENKSSPPVEKATARQQLHHSPSTKNTGNQKNESQKEEINHPVPPSDKISTETLLDSEVENKSSSVRISFQKATPLNTLSMELPPPPPPAESTELSNTEYCTEDALLVNSSPLYRLSSVSSEGTDNNPLPISPTSFKDDTTALLSRTPSIKRAPLVSNLSLERKMSVRKASVDKYALSSEATPEKTTSFTENNTVGGDGICSTPSERSIEAQLESAHWSGLTSCPSCGNSVSPSSLTSDERLSSPSISSNDASVPSNTPFKVREMSKETQKETSTPKILVKKAKAKTSPSPERKFENRPVDKTLSPNIRPQKHAASDGSPSTERKQTNKPKLQKRLSPYSQSLDMASPPVKHKSGRKLLSKDLSSDNPSEQTTIRQTTTSILRKNHQTPQSLNSKAELDKMLTSVTFMPLEADQCIEKNETEGEAADQENPVTNMQIIKPSNTAKQPSMKPVLEKICYSIKSIRQMTQNKRPSCLEKSNSLPDFSSHVASTFGSSSKALLAFLAVMTLQEGLTNLNRNELNANSVSCAEALKMIDSLREIAGIEDSHRLQTSLSNLQKTASKQLLQSWKGFQELSDKCKSRSSTPNGSEAELLTGENPEQERVAEENIIDEIMDNLDVPEKLKEELASLSLSPKSESDITESSPKDSSKEIADHFFKEKAATVLDSTPDDKVDVDVRSIIKQTQQSGADKSHLMAEEAKDKPTIPTTKDNDPPANPTVTEEKWLHSKASMLQENKEDLQSCQDTSRENIIKVEVGSKKNFKKDSGADDEGQKKNSSASKELAERGSCKQSVISSDAGELKSSGDESETSCEEIKHESIEGEDLSKPESPSEEEDSKLPSPSQYVELNVREEKSITSQDRENRTKVTCTEMSKGDSSAPVCQPSSEKEHPSQTYSMGLTDESTGNSDMDEPSSEEEQPEVDSKKLQVIVEESTEEEQEDMEAKQLCDLPDDREQKKRASSSLTALIEEPNEDKVSSEDEDPYIEETYIYDRTNSESTHSNLIENQTLEKESCGFNADDDSGNDHNSFEEHADEEEPKVQEEKITSSIEELSYYEKESSSEEEKAHVDRYKGETVTDQAAPALATQSEGTTSEKSVEKVQSEEMISQSVAERVILLEKRVADAEKRKSTTKSSAVRFYSQKEAPQDSGDEDSPCESPTSQVTLCTRSAPQSSLSFSYDSSGVITTEPEGSRVRSIREMFLARSATNIQQTRFPIPHTSELAELRAETSVSGGYQSQTSSELSSGEDDSARKSITKGFVRRTIERLYGKKDANTAEEASERPPSEPKQEKNGQSGILASFHTARSKAMSEVSYFYSTNALDTLSEATRCIAFNAQVGPGDSIPIDNGRWLLRDNTLIRKSVSDPIGINKSFTNTPEGKGAFEDTEEKSPYSLFATKPEPEEDKTKLLSGKCTYFSLPHGSESDIYQDELSTVSKSSAYDDSITEEKDSSEDTKTWAERNGMLPADFKMMDNKVHPMMEPQPEGEVVVVVQPGKAQGVVNRRLPEQDVLDVLYNFCGQHCPLL, translated from the exons ATGATGAATGAGGCAGGACTTCGGAACGCCCTCCCTGACCAGTCATCGGGGAGTGGGCAAACTTTTGCCACCTCACGCCACCCAAGCGTCATTGACCCTGTCTTATCAAAGAGGGTCTGTTTCTACAAGAGCGGAGATCCTCAGTTCAATGGTTTGCGCCTTGTCATCAACAACCGCACCTTTAAGACCTTTGATGCACTCTTGGACAGTCTCTCCAAGAAGGTGCCCCTGCCGTTTGGGGTGAGGAACATCACCACTCCTCGGGGGATTCATGCAGTCAAATCTTTGGATGAACTTAAGGATGGGAAATCCTACATTTGCTCCGATAGCCGTAAGGTAAAGCCCATCAATCTGGCACTGGCCAGGAAGAAGCTGCCACCCTGGTACCACGCCAGACCGGTTAGCTCTCACCGTCGGACTATTCAGCAGGGTCGGTTTTTCCCAGGCCAGAGCATCCACAAACAGGAGCCAGTGCTTATTCGCACACCCAAGAGCCTACTGGTTTTCCGCAATGGGGACCCCTCTGTAAAACACACTGTGGTGCTTCACAAGAAGACTTCTCCAAGTTACGAGGCTATCCTGGAATATATCTCAGAGCTCATGCAGTTCCATGTGGTGAAATTACACACTCCTGATGGCAGACGT GTTGACGGTGTTCCAGGCTTGATATTGTGCTCTGGAACTGTGGTAGCTGTGGGCAGGGAGCCATTCAGGCCTGCAAACTACAGTGCACAGAAATCTCCATCTCCAACATGGCGGCGTACCAAGCAAATGAGTCTCAAGAGGCAAAAGGCTTTGAATC GTAAAAAGAAGTCAAGGAATTTTTCCTCGTCATCTGAGAGGTACATCGTTCATCAGATCCACAACACCATCGCAGAGAGTTCCTGTGATATACGCAGCAACCCCACAAACTCTGTTGAGTTGGAGTCAAATCGCATCCTGGAGTCTGTAGCAGAGACAGATGGCAATGAAGCTGAAGGGCAGGACTACATGCTGCCCAGCGACGACAATATTGAGAAGTCCTTCCAGGTGAATCAGGACGGCAGCATGACGGTGGAGATGAAGGTGAGGTTGACAATTAAGGAAGAGGAAGCCATCCACTGGACCACCACCCTGACACGCTCAAGCGTGACCAGCCAGCATAATGCGAGCTCTTTACCGGAGACTGAGGCAGAGCTGGACATCTGCTCGCCTAAATCAAACTCACTGGATTTACAGAGTCTTGCTGCCACTGTCGACACCAAGTGGAACAAGGACAAAACTCAAGACAACAATGACGATGATCCACCATCGCTCGGTAATGGAGCTTTAAGTGAGAGCGGTAAGGAAGAGGAGATCGTCAAAAACCACTCAGATGCATTGTCCTCTGGGAGAGCTCCAACACCAGGATACAAGAAAATTAGCAAAAAGCAAGCCTCTGTGGAGAGTATCATATCAGTTACAGAAGATGGGATTCAGCAAGGAACTATTGGCTCTTATTCCTACAGTGAGCAGACAGGAAATGGAACAATGACAGAGCAGTATTGCATGGCCAAGCAGAGCAGCACTAGACCGGTGCCCAAACCAAGAAGACTCAGCTCTGTTGATGtcaacagtaaaaatgtttctgGATTTAAATCTGCAGAAATGAGTGAGATCGTGCAGAGTGAATCCAGCGGAGAGGAGGTGACTGAGACAGTCATGCACatatatgaacagcaaacatgccaGGACAATTTCCTTGCAAATGTTTGTGCACACACTACTACGACTGTTGGAAGGCCACCTACTTCAGAAACAGGGCAGATGTCATCGAATAATAAATTTGAATCAGAACTCTGCAGACCGTCAACTGCATCCGAGTCCATTAGTATCTGGAAGAGTGAAAGTATGTCAGTAAAGTTGCAGCACAATGGTGGAGGAAAAAATAGACAGCAGCAGTTCCAAAATCCcagaaaaatccaaacaaaGACCCATCAAAAAGGCGCCAGCATGGATAAGAGGGCATCCTCAAAGCCCAAGGTGGTTCGGAGGCTCGCAACACCACGAAAAAGACTAAAACAGAATACTGCAGAGGCAACGGAAGCacataaaaaagtaaaagcttTCTCCAGTGCCGGATACATTAGGAGGATTTATGGAAACAAAATGAAGTCATCGAAAAACCTTAAAAAGAGACCAGCACAAAACAGGGACAGAGGTGTTACAGCAAAGAGCTCAGAAGTGTCAGATGAGACAACAAGAAGCACAGACAAAGATTCAAATGTGCAATCAGTATTAAAAAAATCCATAGAGAGAGTTTCTTTTGATACAAGCCAGATGAATGTTTCTCCCAATGAAGTCAGCCAGATACGGGGAATACTAACACGGCAGACATCGATGCATGTGGAGAAAAGGAGCGAAAACGAGCCCGATGATATTAATGGAAGCGTGTTGCCTGCTTTTAACACCTCCAGCGCTGTTACAAATGAATATGTAGAAAGCTGGCTGCAGAAAGCCCACCTCAACCACCCGTCTCACCTGCATGAGGAACGTCAAAAACTGGAAGCAGAAAATGGCAAGTATAAAGAGCCTAAAAATAAGCATGACCTGATCGATGTGGCAGAAGATGTAAAGTGTTCGGAAATACAAATGTGTCAAACTTCAGAACCTCCACCAGAGAGTTCACTGGCAACATCTGTCAAACTTAGAGTCCAGTCTTTTGAAAACAAATCGAGTCCACCCGTCGAGAAAGCTACAGCCAGGCAGCAACTTCATCATTCTCCAAGCacaaaaaacacaggaaacCAGAAGAACGAATcccaaaaagaagaaataaaccaTCCTGTGCCACCAAGTGATAAGATCTCAACAGAAACACTGTTAGACAGTGAAGTGGAAAATAAATCAAGCTCAGTCCGGATCTCGTTCCAAAAAGCAACGCCACTTAATACGCTTTCAATGGAGCTACCACCGccacctcctcctgctgaaAGCACAGAGCTATCAAACACTGAATACTGCACGGAAGATGCGTTATTAGTGAACAGCAGCCCATTATACAGGCTCTCATCAGTGAGCAGTGAAGGGACAGATAATAATCCATTACCCATCAGTCCTACGTCATTTAAAGATGACACAACAGCATTGCTCTCAAGAACACCCTCTATTAAAAGGGCCCCTTTGGTCAGTAATCTGTCTCTTGAAAGGAAAATGTCAGTGAGAAAGGCTTCTGTTGATAAATATGCTTTAAGCAGTGAGGCCACTCCAGAGAAGACCACATCATTTACTGAGAACAACACTGTGGGAGGTGATGGCATCTGTTCAACACCATCGGAGCGATCAATCGAAGCCCAACTAGAATCGGCACACTGGTCAGGTCTGACGAGCTGCCCGTCGTGTGGTAATTCTGTGTCCCCATCTAGTTTAACATCTGATGAGAGGCTGTCATCGCCCAGTATCTCATCAAATGATGCATCAGTGCCAAGTAATACCCCATTTAAAGTGAgagaaatgagtaaagaaactCAAAAAGAGACATCAACACCTAAGATCCTGgtgaaaaaagcaaaagcaaaaaccAGCCCATCTCCAGAGAGGAAGTTCGAAAACCGCCCCGTGGATAAAACTCTGTCTCCAAACATCAGACCACAAAAACATGCAGCTTCAGATGGCAGCCCCTCCACTGAGAGAAAGCAGACTAATAAACCAAAACTGCAAAAGAGACTCTCTCCATATTCCCAGTCTCTGGACATGGCGTCGCCGCCTGTCAAACACAAGTCAGGTAGAAAGTTGCTCTCCAAAGATCTCTCCTCTGACAACCCATCAGAGCAAACAACTATAAGACAAACGACAACATCAATCCTAAGAAAAAATCACCAAACACCACAGTCACTAAATTCAAAAGCCGAGCTGGATAAAATGCTGACCTCTGTCACTTTCATGCCACTGGAAGCGGACCAGTGTATTGAAAAGAACGAGACAGAAGGTGAAGCAGCAGATCAAGAGAACCCTGTGACAAACATGCAAATAATAAAGCCATCAAACACTGCAAAGCAGCCAAGCATGAAACCAGTCCTTGAAAAGATTTGCTACTCAATCAAGTCAATAAGACAGATGACTCAAAACAAACGTCCATCCTGTCTGGAAAAGTCCAACAGCTTGCCAGACTTCTCCTCCCACGTAGCGTCTACGTTTGGCTCCTCATCTAAAGCTCTCCTCGCTTTCTTGGCTGTCATGACCCTCCAGGAAGGGCTTACAAACTTGAATAGGAATGAGCTGAACGCAAACAGCGTCAGCTGTGCGGAGGCTTTAAAAATGATCGATTCGCTCAGAGAAATTGCCGGAATCGAGGATTCCCACAGATTACAGACGAGTTTgtcaaatttgcaaaaaacgGCCTCAAAGCAGCTCCTGCAGAGCTGGAAGGGCTTTCAGGAACTCAGTGACAAATGCAAAAGCCGCAGCTCAACGCCAAATGGTTCAGAGGCAGAACTCCTAACTGGAGAGAACCCCGAACAAGAGCGTGTCGCTGAAGAAAACATTATTGACGAGATCATGGATAACCTCGATGTACCGGAGAAGCTGAAGGAGGAACTGGCTTCTCTTTCATTAAGTCCAAAAAGTGAATCTGACATTACAGAGTCGTCACCTAAAGATAGCAGTAAAGAAATTGCTGATCATTTCTTCAAAGAGAAAGCCGCCACTGTTTTGGATTCCACACCAGATGATAAAGTGGATGTGGATGTAAGGTCCATCATTAAGCAAACACAACAATCTGGAGCAGACAAATCTCACCTGATGGCAGAGGAAGCAAAGGACAAACCGACAATCCCAACCACTAAAGACAATGATCCACCAGCTAACCCTACTGTTACTGAAGAAAAGTGGCTTCACAGTAAAGCATCGATGCTACAAGAGAACAAGGAGGACTTGCAGTCATGTCAGGACACATCAAGGGAGAATATCATCAAAGTAGAAGTCGGGAGTAAGAAAAATTTCAAGAAGGACTCAGGTGCAGATGATGAAGGGCAGAAAAAGAACTCAAGTGCCAGTAAAGAATTAGCAGAAAGAGGGAGTTGTAAGCAAAGTGTGATCAGTTCAGATGCAGGTGAGCTGAAGAGCTCAGGGGACGAGTCGGAAACTTCATGTGAGGAGATCAAACACGAGAGTATCGAGGGTGAAGACCTGTCCAAACCTGAAAGTCCCTCTGAAGAGGAAGATAGCAAGCTACCAAGCCCCAGCCAATACGTGGAACTAAATGTAAGAGAGGAGAAAAGCATAACCAGCCAAGACAGAGAAAATCGGACAAAGGTCACATGTACCGAGATGAGCAAAGGTGACTCGTCTGCCCCTGTGTGTCAGCCCAGCTCTGAGAAGGAACACCCGAGCCAAACATACAGCATGGGACTGACGGATGAAAGCACCGGAAACTCAGACATGGATGAGCCATCTTCAGAGGAAGAGCAGCCAGAGGTTGATAGCAAGAAGCTGCAAGTTATTGTTGAAGAAAGCACTGAGGAAGAGCAGGAGGACATGGAGGCGAAACAGCTTTGTGACCTTCCAGATGATCGCGAGCAAAAGAAAAGAGCTTCATCGTCTTTAACAGCTTTGATTGAAGAGCCAAATGAAGACAAGGTTAGCTCAGAAGATGAGGACCCTTACATTGAGGAGACATATATTTATGACAGGACAAACAGTGAGAGCACGCATAGCAATTTAATAGAAAATCAGACTTTAGAAAAAGAGAGTTGTGGGTTTAATGCAGACGATGATAGCGGGAACGATCACAACAGCTTTGAAGAGCACGCAGATGAAGAGGAGCCGAAGGTCCAAGAGGAAAAAATCACCAGCTCAATTGAAGAGTTAAGTTACTATGAAAAAGAGTCCAGCTCAGAGGAGGAAAAAGCTCATGTGGACAGATATAAAGGAGAAACTGTAACCGACCAAGCAGCTCCTGCACTGGCAACACAGTCTGAAGGCACTACCTCTGAAAAGTCTGTGGAGAAGGTCCAGTCTGAAGAAATGATTTCCCAGTCAGTTGCAGAGAGAGTAATTCTTCTAGAAAAGCGAGTTGCTGatgcagagaaaagaaaaagcacaacaAAAAGTTCTGCAGTCAGATTTTACTCGCAAAAAGAGGCCCCTCAGGACTCAGGCGACGAGGATTCACCCTGTGAATCACCCACATCTCAGGTGACTCTCTGCACCCGATCAGCTCCCCAGTCGTCATTATCCTTCAGCTACGACTCCAGTGGCGTTATAACCACCGAGCCCGAAGGCAGCAGGGTCAGATCCATCAGGGAGATGTTCTTAGCCAGGAGCGCCACCAACATCCAGCAAACTCGTTTCCCAATTCCTCACACATCAGAGCTGGCTGAGCTAAGAGCCGAGACCTCCGTCAGTGGTGGATATCAATCTCAGACTTCAAGCGAACTGTCGAGTGGGGAAGATGATTCGGCGCGGAAATCCATCACTAAAGGCTTCGTGAGGAGGACAATCGAAAGGCTTTACGGCAAGAAGGATGCTAATACTGCTGAGGAAGCAAGTGAAAGGCCCCCATCTGAGCCAAAGCAGGAGAAAAATGGACAGTCGGGCATCCTCGCTTCCTTCCACACAGCCCGATCCAAAGCAATGTCTGAGGTCTCATACTTCTACTCCACAAATGCCCTCGACACCTTAAGCGAAGCGACGAGATGCATCGCTTTTAATGCACAGGTCGGGCCCGGCGACAGCATTCCCATTGATAACGGACGCTGGCTGCTTAGAGACAACACCCTCATCCGAAAGTCTGTTTCAGATCCAATTGGAATCAACAAATCTTTTACAAACACTCCTGAAGGCAAAGGAGCGTTTGAGGACACAGAGGAGAAAAGTCCCTATTCTCTGTTCGCCACAAAACCTGAACCAGAAGAAGACAAGACCAAACTGCTTTCCGGGAAGTGCACCTACTTTTCTTTGCCCCACGGCAGCGAGTCGGACATATATCAGGACGAGCTGAGCACGGTGAGCAAAAGCAGCGCATATGACGACAGCATCACAGAGGAAAAGGACAGCTCAGAAGACACCAAGACGTGGGCCGAGAGGAACGGCATGCTGCCTGCTGACTTTAAGATGATGGACAACAAAGTGCACCCAATGATGGAGCCTCAACCTGAAGGCGAAGTTGTAGTGGTGGTGCAGCCTGGAAAAGCTCAGGGTGTCGTTAATAGAAGGCTCCCGGAGCAGGACGTATTAGATGTACTGTACAATTTTTGTGGACAGCATTGTCCTTTACTGTAA